From a single Populus trichocarpa isolate Nisqually-1 chromosome 17, P.trichocarpa_v4.1, whole genome shotgun sequence genomic region:
- the LOC18106659 gene encoding glutamine synthetase — protein MRNEGGYEVMKKVIEKLGLGLKERIAAPGEGDEQRLTARLETADINTFKVLLIDGASTCVGCGVEKEGKESFEDRRHASNMNPYLVEAMRMSSNPSYEILFIYSSSSLFNKPRKDLYQ, from the exons ATGAGAAATGAAGGGGGCTATGAAGTCATGAAGAAGGTAATTGAAAAGCTTGGTCTGGGGCTTAAAGAACGCATAGCAGCCCCTGGAGAAGGGGATGAGCAGAGACTCACCGCGCGGCTCGAAACAGCTGACATTAATACTTTCAA GGTGTTGCTAATTGATGGGGCTTCCACTTGTGTTGGTTGCGGTGTggagaaagaaggaaaggagtCCTTTGAGGATAGAAGGCATGCTTCAAACATGAATCCATATCTTGTGGAAGCCATGAGAATGTCAAGCAATCCttcatatgaaatattgtttatatatagTAGTAGTAGTCTTTTCAATAAACCACGGAAAGATTTGTATCAGTAG